A window from Hypomesus transpacificus isolate Combined female chromosome 26, fHypTra1, whole genome shotgun sequence encodes these proteins:
- the LOC124487244 gene encoding cytochrome P450 2B4-like — protein MELGVLLSWSSVGPTLVFGLVFLIFYELHRYFSLLNKFPPGPKPWLLLGNLPETLKDPLKVFMDLGSYGEISTLFMGRSPAVVLNKLQIAKEALVHNAAAFSGRPSLPVLDWITNGNGIAVATYGHSWKQQRKFASLTLKNFGLGKKSLEERIVEEAHFLIEYLNKEGGNENPVDPQQVFQNAVSNIICSIVFGDRFEYTDKHFNYLLDVIKSNLYLTGSAIGLIFNQIPFIKHFPGPQQMIKKQADELTGFIRDKVMEHRKTLDRNDLRDFIDAYIVEQERQEMSPDSTFFEENMVLTVADLFLAGTDTTSSTLRWALIYMMEHPQIQERCHEEIISVLGFNRSPSMDNRADLPYVYATIHEVQRMANIAPMGLPHQTTQASQLRGYHIPKGTDVFLNLTSILTDKDQWKYPDTFNPENFLDEKGQFCKHEAFIVFSLGLRVCLGEQLARMEIFVFFTSLLQRLRFSWPSDTPPPDLEGTIGVVRCPNPYAMLCHSRAVAH, from the exons ATGGAGTTGGGAGTACTACTGAGCTGGAGTTCAGTGGGGCCCACCCTGGTGTTTGGGCTGGTGTTCCTGATCTTCTATGAGCTACACAGATATTTCTCTTTACTGAACAAATTTCCTCCTGGACCCAAACCATGGCTACTTCTGGGGAATCTGCCTGAGACTTTGAAGGACCCCTTAAAAGTATTTATGGAT TTGGGGAGTTATGGAGAGATAAGCACCTTATTCATGGGCAGGAGCCCGGCTGTAGTGCTGAACAAGCTGCAGATAGCCAAGGAGGCTCTGGTCCATAACGCAGCAGCATTCTCAGGAAGACCATCTCTACCAGTTCTGGACTGGATCACCAATGGGAATG GGATTGCGGTGGCTACTTATGGGCATTCCTGGAAGCAACAGAGGAAGTTTGCGTCACTCACTCTGAAGAACTTTGGTCTGGGGAAGAAATCTCTGGAGGAGCGCATCGTTGAAGAAGCTCACTTTCTCATAGAGTATCTAAACAAAGAAGGAG GAAACGAGAATCCAGTCGACCCACAACAAGTCTTTCAGAACGCCGTCTCCAACATTATCTGCTCCATTGTCTTCGGGGATCGCTTTGAGTACACAGACAAGCACTTCAACTACCTCCTGGATGTCATCAAATCAAACTTGTACCTGACAGGATCTGCTATTGGCCTG ATCTTCAACCAGATCCCATTCATCAAACATTTTCCAGGCCCCCAGCAGATGATCAAAAAACAGGCTGATGAGCTGACGGGTTTTATTAGGGACAAAGTCATGGAACACCGCAAGACCTTGGACCGAAATGATCTCAGAGACTTCATAGATGCATACATagtggagcaggagaga CAGGAGATGAGTCCAGACTCCACATTCTTTGAGGAAAACATGGTGCTAACCGTGGCTGATCTGTTCTTGGCCGGGACGGACACTACCTCCTCGACCCTCAGATGGGCATTGATCTACATGATGGAGCACCCCCAAATTCAAG AGCGATGCCATGAGGAGATTATCAGCGTGCTAGGTTTCAACCGCAGTCCCTCCATGGACAACAGAGCAGATCTTCCCTATGTTTATGCTACCATCCATGAGGTCCAGAGAATGGCCAACATTGCTCCTATGGGGCTGCCCCACCAGACCACCCAGGCCAGCCAGCTGAGAGGTTACCACATACCTAAA GGAACGGACGTATTTCTTAACCTGACTTCGATCTTGACGGACAAAGACCAGTGGAAATACCCGGACACATTTAACCCTGAGAACTTTCTGGATGAGAAGGGCCAGTTCTGCAAACATGAGGCCTTCATTGTCTTCTCGCTAG GCCTCCGGGTATGTCTTGGGGAGCAGTTGGCCAGGATGGAGATCTTTGTGTTCTTCACCTCACTCCTCCAGCGCCTGCGCTTCTCCTGGCCCTCCGACACCCCGCCTCCAGATTTAGAAGGAACCATCGGAGTGGTCCGATGTCCCAACCCATACGCCATGCTGTGCCACAGCCGAGCCGTCGCACACTGA
- the LOC124487245 gene encoding uncharacterized protein LOC124487245, which produces MKKDRMPEGLSAMSQGNLSEGGQEEDWLCLAIREELCDWPASSLRGIEDKLVALDSSLRGTLKQSQIIDVFLNKEVPLKLPSFHLLLKAFSDVHNPDKVHYKGVLQFIGRVVFPQELPECSQSEAGHVSHLSPVHRNSVSVCSLDSVNNAETKTWLQRFQRLERAMHLSDPNNTGYMDKDMAKRLLQNYNLILDLNLSSLRIIEVTCGAKSQRKVHLDSALHYLKQL; this is translated from the exons ATGAAAAAGGATAGAATGCCTGAGGGTTTGTCTGCCATGTCGCAGGGAAACCTGTCCGAGGGGGGTCAAGAAGAAGACTGGTTGTGTCTGGCCATCCGTGAGGAGCTGTGTGATTGGCCCGCTTCATCCCTGAGAGGAATCGAGGACAAACTAGTTGCTCTTGACTCCTCCCTCCGTGGGACCCTGAAACAATCTCAGATCATTGATGTGTTTCTCAATAAGGAAGTTCCACTCAAATTGCCTTCGTTTCACCTGCTTCTAAAAGCCTTCTCTGATGTTCACAACCCAGACAAG GTGCATTACAAAGGTGTTCTTCAGTTTATAGGACGTGTTGTGTTCCCTCAGGAGCTACCAGAGTGCAGCCAG TCAGAGGCTGGGCATGTGTCACATTTATCACCAGTCCACAGGAATTCAGTTTCAGTGTGTAGCCTGGATTCTGTCAACAATGCGGAAACAAAGACATGGCTCCAAAGGTTCCAAAGGTTGGAAAGAGCAATGCACTTGAGTGACCCAAACAATACTG GGTACATGGACAAGGACATGGCCAAGCGTCTTCTTCAAAACTACAACCTCATTCTGGACTTGAACCTAAGTTCATTGAGAATTATTGAGGTAACTTGTGGAGCAAAGAGCCAGAGAAAGGTTCACTTGGACTCAGCTCTGCATTACCTGAAGCAGCTATGA